A DNA window from Vigna unguiculata cultivar IT97K-499-35 chromosome 10, ASM411807v1, whole genome shotgun sequence contains the following coding sequences:
- the LOC114167319 gene encoding uncharacterized protein LOC114167319, producing MDWLRSSLSMSSRNSKTPNTQTQSNSKLQHQQQEESVYGITEELINHVKSFTVDTFKNFPLKDEDEGSYWEETQSSSTKVRKDLSDWQERHAILVLSRVKEISQLRYALCPRHLKENQFWKIYFKLTRSHVLEYELRHIKQEKLKRMAMEDEKSSVNNSYEVEMAEAKDISFVEPLPPSE from the exons ATGGATTGGCTTAGAAGCAGCCTTTCTATGAGTTCAAGGAATAGCAAAACCCCAAATACCCAAACACAGTCTAACTCCAAACTGCAGCATCAACAACAAGAAGAAAGCGTATATGGGATTACCGAGGAACTCATCAACCACGTCAAGTCCTTCACCGTTGACACCTTTAAGAATTTCCCTCTCAAAG ATGAAGATGAAGGCAGTTATTGGGAAGAAACTCAATCCTCTTCAACCAAAGTTCGAAAGGATCTCTCCGATTGGCAAGAGAGACATGCAATCCTCGTTCTATCAAGAGTCAAG GAAATATCTCAATTGAGATATGCACTGTGTCCACGCCATTTGAAGGAAAATCAATTCTGGAAAATTTACTTTAAGCTCACCAGAAGCCATGTTCTCGA ATATGAGCTTCGCCACATAAAACAGGAGAAACTGAAGCGGATggcaatggaagatgagaaaTCTTCAGTTAACAACTCGTATGAAGTTGAAATGGCAGAGGCAAAGGATATCAGCTTTGTTGAGCCTTTACCACCCTCTGAATGA